Proteins encoded within one genomic window of Setaria italica strain Yugu1 chromosome IV, Setaria_italica_v2.0, whole genome shotgun sequence:
- the LOC101760541 gene encoding uncharacterized protein LOC101760541, with translation MLLPKLPSPSRPWRPCLLPGAPPPRPLPCPRISARTLPGRRHPLSATASSSGDSPLPPAKPSASKKSPDEIGRWKAVPPGMRESVAVHESEDPSTPPAPRTALWSARRRARAAWRKMASWVPRKARSVMLLNLVTLIFASNISVVKEAETLLDPDLFNMLRFTIAAIPFVPLLLKSLRDMQIFVRGLELGIWVSLAYLAQAIGLVTADAGRTSFISALTVIIVPFLDGLVGAEVPPYTWFGALLSLLGVAMLELSGSPPCVGDLLNLMSSFSFAIHMLRTEHISRNMKKENFLTLVGCEVFVVAIISAATYILKCFIWNVQHWNFKSWPPTELFGMAMSLPWPAILYTGIFSTSFCLWAEVAAMRDVSATETAIIYGLEPVWGAAFAWAMLGERWGMTGFVGGIFIIVGSLMAQIFGSIPDTSGGDTYQLNS, from the exons ATGCTCCTTCCCAAGCTTCCGAGCCCTTCCCGCCCATGGCGCCCTTGCCTTCTACCAGGCGCGCCTCCCCCTCGCCCTCTTCCTTGCCCCCGCATCTCTGCGAGGACCTTGCCAGGACGACGGCACCcgctctccgccaccgcctcctcctccggggATTCCCCACTTCCTCCCGCAAAGCCGTCCGCATCGAAGAAGTCGCCGGATGAGATCGGGAGGTGGAAGGCGGTGCCACCTGGAATGCGCGAGTCCGTGGCTGTCCATGAAAGCGAGGACCCGTCGACGCCACCGGCGCCACGGACAGCCCTGTGGTCGGCGAGACGGAGGGCGCGCGCTGCATGGCGGAAGATGGCATCGTGGGTGCCCAGGAAGGCCCGGAGCGTCATGCTGCTCAACCTGGTCACCCTGATCTTTG CTAGCAACATTTCGGTTGTGAAAGAGGCGGAGACTCTGTTGGATCCTGACCTTTTCAATATGTTAAGGTTCACCATAGCAGCCATTCCATTTGTGCCATTGTTACTAAAATCACTCAGAGATATGCAAATCTTTGTTAGAGGACTAGAGTTGGGCATTTGGGTAAGCTTGGCCTACCTGGCTCAGGCTATTGGTTTAGTTACAGCTGATGCTGGCCGTACATCTTTCATTTCTGCACTCACT GTTATCATTGTCCCTTTCTTGGATGGTCTTGTTGGGGCAGAAGTACCTCCATATACATGGTTTGGAGCACTTTTATCACTTCTTGGTGTTGCTATGCTGGAGCTAAGTGGTTCTCCGCCATGT GTTGGTGATCTTCTAAACCTCATGagctccttttcttttgcaatTCATATGCTCAGAACTGAGCATATTTCCAGAAATATGAAGAAAGAGAATTTCTTAACTCTTGTTGGATGTGAG GTGTTCGTTGTAGCTATAATATCAGCAGCCACATACATTTTGAAATGCTTCATCTGGAACGTGCAACACTGGAATTTCAAATCATGGCCACCAACAGAGTTATTTGGTATGGCTATGTCGTTGCCCTGGCCAGCAATTCTTTACACAGGAATATTCTCAACTTCATTTTGTTTATGGGCAGAG GTGGCTGCTATGCGCGATGTATCGGCTACAGAAACTGCAATAATTTACGGTCTCGAACCAGTATGGGGTGCTGCTTTTGCATGGGCAATGCTTGGTGAGAGATGGGGCATGACAGGATTTGTTGGAGGTATTTTCATCATAG TCGGTAGCTTGATGGCTCAGATATTTGGATCAATCCCAGATACATCTGGAGGGGACACTTACCAGTTGAACAGCTGA
- the LOC101760956 gene encoding uncharacterized protein LOC101760956, whose amino-acid sequence MGAKAAAAGLPALLAAALLLSAAFFPSASAASSYPARIAGRLVSTTASAVAKRLWSLKSAATKTAAGTASSARSMVRYEGGYAVDTVFDGSKLGIEPHAVEVTPAGDLLVLDSINSNIYRVQLPLSRYSRPKLLAGSPEGLSGHVDGRLREARMNHPKGFTVDDRGNIYVADAMNMAIRKISDTGVTTIAGGKSIRGGHIDGPSDDAKFSTDFEIQYISSSCSLMVIDRGNQAIREIPLHDDDCAYHYEAGFPLGIALLFAAGFFGYMLALLQRRVLGMASTTDEPQIPPRPSIASIPPYQKPMNPYVRPPLIPREHEAAKQETEEGFFTSVGKLIGGAKSSVAEILGSKKKRLNSQYHHQQRRANPWPVQDSYAIPHDETPPPLDTRAPTPQKNYAFMTKEPEKIHHHVRHGHPYFNGWDSHHHHPQQQQPEQQLYHQQQHLQQHRQYSTGPQTFYEQSCEATNEIVFGAVQEVDSNRRMVEIKAVNYGDTFYEQYGMRYRNNYIGYNSNNY is encoded by the exons atgggggccaaggccgccgcggcgggcctgCCGGCGCTCCTGGCCGCCGCCCTCCTGCTCAGCGCCGCCTTCTTCCCGTCCGCTTCCGCCGCGTCCTCCTACCCCGCAA GGATTGCGGGCAGGCTCGTGTCCACCacggcgtcggcggtggcgaAGCGGCTCTGGTCGCTCAAATCGGCCGCCACCAAGACGG CGGCGGggacggcgtcgtcggcgcggtCCATGGTGCGGTACGAGGGCGGGTACGCGGTGGACACGGTGTTCGACGGCAGCAAGCTGGGGATCGAGCCGCACGCCGTCGAGGTCACCCCCGCCGGCGACCTGCTCGTGCTCGACTCCATCAACAGCAACATCTACAGGGTCCAGCTGCCGCTGTCACGAT ATAGCAGGCCGAAGCTTCTTGCTGGTTCTCCAGAAGGTTTATCTGGTCATGTGGATGGAAGGCTGCGAGAAGCGAGGATGAACCATCCTAAGGGATTCACTGTGGATGATAGGGGCAACATTTATGTTGCAGACGCTATGAACATGGCAATAAGAAAGATCAGTGATACAG GGGTTACAACAATTGCTGGAGGGAAATCAATTAGAGGAGGGCACATAGATGGGCCGAGTGATGATGCAAAATTCTCAACTGATTTTGAAATCCAGTACATCAGTAGTAGCTGCTCCCTCATGGTCATCGATAGAGGAAACCAAGCAATCCGGGAGATTCCACTACATGATGATGACTGTGCATATCATTATGAAGCTGGTTTTCCTCTAG GAATTGCATTGCTTTTTGCTGCTGGTTTCTTTGGTTACATGCTTGCATTGCTCCAACGACGGGTTTTGGGGATGGCATCAACAACGGAT GAACCTCAAATTCCTCCAAGACCCAGCATTGCAAGTATCCCTCCGTACCAGAAGCCTATGAATCCTTATGTTCGTCCCCCACTAATCCCAAGGGAACATGAAGCTGCAAAACAGGAAACTGAAGAGGGGTTCTTCACCTCAGTTGGCAAACTCATTGGAGGGGCAAAATCATCCGTGGCGGAGATATTAGGTTCCAAAAAGAAGCGCCTGAACAGCCAGTACCATCACCAACAGCGAAGAGCTAACCCATGGCCAGTGCAAGATAGCTATGCCATCCCACACGATGAGACGCCTCCACCTCTGGACACCAGAGCACCAACCCCTCAGAAGAACTACGCGTTCATGACGAAGGAGCCTGAGAAGATCCACCACCATGTCCGCCACGGGCATCCTTATTTCAACGGCTGGGAcagccatcaccaccacccTCAACAGCAGCAGCCAGAGCAGCAACTGTATCACCAGCAGCAACATTTGCAGCAGCACAGGCAGTACTCCACAGGCCCACAGACGTTCTATGAGCAGAGCTGCGAGGCGACGAACGAGATCGTCTTTGGCGCGGTCCAGGAGGTGGACAGTAATCGTCGCATGGTGGAAATCAAGGCCGTGAACTATGGAGACACCTTCTATGAGCAGTACGGGATGCGGTACCGCAACAACTACATCGGCTACAACAGCAACAACTATTGA
- the LOC101761359 gene encoding potassium transporter 24, giving the protein MVTRALEGGPMDAESGRGAAGARKKSWRSELVLAYQSLGVVYGEVVTSPLYVYRSAFAGGDIEHSEGNEEIYGVLSLVFWTLTLVTLLKYVLVVLRADDDGEGGTFALYSLICRQVGAGLLPGGDGDDDLKEQRNGAAPPPASSVRKALQQRRGLQWLLLLFALLGTSMVIGDGVLTPAVSVFSAVSGIKLSMVNEQHQYVLLPVTCVILVGLFALQHFGTHRVGFLFAPIVCLWLLCISIIGVYNIVFWNPHVYKALSPYYSYRFLQKAQVGGWMSLGGILLCVTGSEAMYADLGHFSQSSIKLAFTAVVYPSLVLAYMGQAAYISQHHSFEKNHHIGFYVSVPEKIRWPVLVIAILAAVVGSQAVITGTFSVIKQCCSFNCFPRVKIVHTSSTVHGQIYIPEINWILMVLCLAVTIGFRDTKHMANAQGLAVITVMIVTTCLMSLVIVLCWNKNVVLALAFLLFFGAIEAIYFSASLVKFHEGAWVPIILSFIFLMIMCVWHYGTAKKYEFDVDNKVSISWLLNLGPSLGIVRVRGIGLIHTELMSGIPAIFSHFVTNLPAFHQVLVFLCIKSVSVPHVQPEERFLVGRIGLKQYRLYRVVVRYGYRDVQQDSLEFEKALVSSIAEFIRSGDSDQNGYLDGSDSPYERLSVISKGLPFQEEDGEPDGSPESSTRKETNLKLVLSKSRRVRFVLPENVQINSEVHSELQELTEARETGMSFIMGRSYMKAKSGSSLIKRIAINFIYEFLTRNSRGPAYAANVPHVSTLEVGMVCQV; this is encoded by the exons ATGGTGACGCGCGCGCTAGAGGGCGGGCCCATGGATGCGGagagcggccgcggcgccgcgggtgCGCGCAAGAAG TCATGGCGGTCGGAGCTGGTGCTGGCCTACCAGAGCCTCGGGGTCGTGTACGGCGAGGTCGTCACGTCGCCGCTCTACGTGTACAGGAGcgccttcgccggcggcgataTCGAGCACTCGGAGGGcaacgaggagatctacggcgtcCTCTCTCTCGTCTTCTGGACGCTCACCCTCGTCACCCTCCTCAAGTACGTGCTCGTCGTGCTgcgcgccgacgacgacggcgagggcgggACCTTCGCGCTCTACTCCCTCATATGCCGCCAGGTCGGCGCGGGGCTCCTccctggcggcgacggcgacgatgacCTCAAGGAGCAGCGCaacggcgcggcgccgccgcccgcgtcgaGCGTTCGCAAGGCGCTGCAGCAGCGCAGGGGGCTGCAGTggctgctcctgctgttcgCCCTGCTCGGGACGTCCATGGTCATCGGCGACGGCGTGCTCACCCCTGCTGTCTCTG TGTTCTCGGCGGTTTCGGGGATCAAGCTGTCAATGGTCAACGAACAGCACCAAT ATGTTCTGCTTCCAGTAACATGTGTGATACTGGTAGGCTTGTTCGCATTGCAGCACTTTGGCACGCACAGGGTCGGATTTCTCTTTGCGCCTATTGTCTGCCTGTGGCTTCTCTGCATCAGCATCATAGGCGTCTACAACATCGTCTTTTGGAATCCCCATGTCTATAAAGCCCTTTCACCATACTACTCGTACAGATTTCTGCAGAAGGCGCAAGTTGGAGGATGGATGTCACTGGGTGGGATCCTTTTATGTGTAACTG GTTCTGAAGCTATGTATGCAGACCTTGGACATTTCTCACAGTCGTCAATCAAG TTAGCTTTCACAGCGGTGGTTTATCCATCACTCGTACTAGCCTATATGGGACAAGCTGCTTACATTTCACAGCATCACAGTTTTGAGAAGAACCATCATATTGGATTTTATGTATCAGTTCCTG AAAAAATCAGATGGCCTGTTCTGGTGATTGCAATACTTGCAGCTGTAGTTGGGAGCCAAGCAGTTATTACTGGCACATTCTCGGTTATCAAACAATGTTGTTCCTTTAATTGCTTTCCAAGGGTGAAGATTGTGCATACATCCTCCACAGTACACGGCCAAATATACATTCCAGAGATCAATTGGATTTTAATGGTACTGTGCTTGGCTGTTACTATTGGCTTCAGAGATACAAAGCACATGGCAAATGCACAAG GGTTGGCAGTTATAACAGTTATGATCGTCACTACTTGCTTGATGTCACTCGTCATTGTCCTTTGCTGGAATAAGAATGTTGTACTTGCTCTTgccttccttcttttctttggtGCAATCGAAGCCATCTACTTCTCAGCGTCCCTTGTGAAGTTCCACGAAGGAGCTTGGGTACCTATAATTCTTTCCTTCATTTTCTTGATGATCATGTGCGTATGGCATTATGGCACTGCAAAGAAGTACGAGTTTGATGTGGATAACAAGGTGTCAATAAGTTGGCTCTTGAATCTAGGCCCTTCATTGGGTATTGTTCGTGTCAGAGGCATTGGCCTCATACATACAGAGCTTATGTCTGGGATTCCTGCTATTTTCTCCCACTTTGTCACCAACCTTCCTGCATTTCATCAG GTTCTGGTCTTCCTATGCATTAAATCAGTGTCTGTACCACATGTCCAACCCGAGGAGCGATTTTTGGTTGGCCGCATTGGCCTGAAACAATACAGGCTATACAGGGTAGTCGTTCGATACGGGTACCGGGATGTGCAACAGGACAGCCTAGAGTTTGAGAAGGCCCTAGTGAGCAGCATTGCAGAGTTCATCCGCTCTGGGGATTCCGACCAAAATGGTTATCTGGATGGTTCAGACAGTCCCTACGAGAGGTTGTCTGTCATCAGCAAAGGCCTACCATTTCAGGAGGAGGACGGTGAGCCTGACGGATCACCCGAATCATCCACTCGTAAGGAAACAAACCTGAAACTAGTATTATCCAAGTCGAGAAGGGTGAGGTTTGTGCTCCCAGAAAATGTGCAGATCAACAGCGAGGTGCATAGCGAACTGCAGGAGCTGACTGAGGCAAGGGAGACAGGCATGTCCTTCATTATGGGGCGCTCGTATATGAAGGCAAAGAGTGGGTCTAGCCTGATCAAGCGGATTGCCATAAACTTCATCTACGAGTTCCTGACGAGGAATAGCCGAGGCCCTGCCTACGCGGCTAACGTGCCTCATGTTTCCACCCTTGAGGTAGGGATGGTTTGCCAAGTCTGA